A section of the Corynebacterium tuberculostearicum genome encodes:
- a CDS encoding MarR family winged helix-turn-helix transcriptional regulator, producing MASTNNSVIPTALLESPSFQLERLRRRTRDGVEAALQTKQTTLREYWVLTCLVDADAASQSYLSETLAIDASDMVRLIDALEDRGWAKRERDPKDRRRQIVASTKKGAKVHKDLTELVATAEDEALDESTNKQLKHLRKLAKSIIAADEDEA from the coding sequence ATGGCTTCCACGAATAATTCTGTAATCCCAACTGCCCTACTCGAATCCCCGTCGTTCCAGCTGGAGCGCCTCCGCCGCCGCACCCGCGACGGCGTCGAGGCCGCCCTACAGACCAAGCAGACGACGCTGCGCGAGTACTGGGTTCTTACCTGCCTGGTGGACGCGGATGCCGCGTCGCAGTCCTACCTCTCCGAGACCCTGGCCATTGATGCCTCTGACATGGTGCGTCTTATCGACGCCCTCGAGGACCGCGGCTGGGCCAAGCGCGAGCGCGATCCGAAGGATCGCCGCCGCCAGATCGTCGCGTCCACCAAGAAGGGCGCGAAGGTTCACAAGGACCTGACGGAGCTTGTTGCCACTGCCGAGGACGAGGCCTTGGATGAGTCCACCAATAAGCAGCTCAAGCACCTGCGAAAGTTGGCCAAGTCCATCATTGCCGCGGACGAGGACGAGGCATAA
- a CDS encoding rhodanese-like domain-containing protein — protein MENVQPTEVPEGAQLIDVRENDEWAVERAKGATHIPMSEITGRIQEIDPDKDIYVICHAGGRSMQVCQYLEHALGWDTINVDGGTDKWKAAGLPIETD, from the coding sequence ATGGAAAACGTTCAACCAACTGAAGTACCAGAAGGCGCTCAGCTCATTGATGTCCGCGAGAATGACGAGTGGGCAGTGGAGCGCGCAAAGGGCGCGACCCACATCCCGATGAGTGAGATTACGGGTCGCATCCAGGAAATCGACCCGGACAAGGATATTTACGTCATCTGCCACGCGGGCGGCCGCAGCATGCAGGTCTGCCAGTATCTGGAGCATGCGCTGGGCTGGGACACCATCAACGTCGATGGCGGCACGGATAAGTGGAAGGCTGCCGGACTTCCCATCGAAACGGATTAA
- the groL gene encoding chaperonin GroEL (60 kDa chaperone family; promotes refolding of misfolded polypeptides especially under stressful conditions; forms two stacked rings of heptamers to form a barrel-shaped 14mer; ends can be capped by GroES; misfolded proteins enter the barrel where they are refolded when GroES binds), which translates to MAKIIAFDEEARRGLERGLNTLADAVKVTLGPKGRNVVLEKSWGAPTITNDGVSIAREIELEDAYEKIGAELVKEVAKKTDDVAGDGTTTATVLAQALVREGLRNVAAGSNPMGIKRGIETATKKVVDSLLSSAKEVETQEQIATTAGISAADPAIGEKIAEAMYTVGNGSVNKDSVITVEESNTFGVDLEVTEGLRFDKGYISGYFATDMERQEAVLEDPYILLVSSKISNIKDLVPLLEKVMQSGKPLLIIAEDVEGEALSTLVVNKIRGTFKSVAVKAPGFGDRRKATLQDMAILTGGQVISEEVGLSLETAELEYLGQARKVVVTKDETTIVQGAGSQEQIDGRIKQIRAEIESSDSDYDREKLQERLAKLSGGVAVLKVGAATEVELKERKHRIEDAVRNAKAAVEEGIVAGGGVALLQAASVLDSLDDLKGDEATGVKIVREALSAPLKQIAHNAGLEPGVVADKVSSLPAGEGLNAATGEYVNLMEAGINDPVKVTRSALQNAASIAALFLTTEAVVADKPEPAGANNGMPDADAMGGMGF; encoded by the coding sequence ATGGCAAAGATTATCGCTTTTGATGAAGAGGCCCGCCGCGGCCTCGAGCGCGGCCTCAACACGCTTGCCGACGCCGTCAAGGTCACCCTCGGCCCCAAGGGCCGCAACGTCGTCCTAGAAAAGTCCTGGGGCGCCCCGACCATTACCAACGACGGTGTTTCCATCGCTCGCGAAATCGAGCTCGAGGATGCTTACGAGAAGATCGGCGCCGAGCTGGTCAAGGAAGTTGCCAAGAAGACTGACGACGTTGCAGGCGACGGCACCACCACCGCAACCGTGCTGGCACAGGCTCTGGTACGTGAGGGTCTGCGCAACGTAGCCGCAGGTTCCAACCCGATGGGCATCAAGCGCGGCATCGAGACCGCAACCAAGAAGGTTGTGGACTCCCTGCTGTCTTCCGCCAAGGAAGTAGAAACCCAGGAGCAGATTGCTACTACCGCTGGCATCTCTGCTGCTGACCCGGCCATCGGCGAGAAGATCGCCGAGGCTATGTACACCGTGGGCAACGGCTCCGTAAACAAGGACTCCGTTATCACCGTGGAAGAGTCCAACACCTTCGGCGTTGACCTCGAGGTAACCGAGGGCCTGCGCTTTGATAAGGGCTACATCTCCGGCTACTTCGCTACCGATATGGAGCGCCAGGAAGCAGTCCTGGAGGATCCGTACATCCTGCTGGTTTCCTCCAAGATCTCCAACATCAAGGATCTGGTTCCGCTGCTGGAGAAGGTCATGCAGTCCGGCAAGCCGCTGCTGATTATCGCTGAGGACGTTGAGGGCGAGGCCCTGTCCACCCTCGTTGTGAACAAGATCCGCGGCACCTTCAAGTCCGTTGCGGTTAAGGCACCGGGCTTCGGCGACCGCCGCAAGGCCACCCTGCAGGACATGGCCATCCTCACTGGCGGCCAGGTCATCTCCGAGGAGGTCGGCCTCTCCCTCGAGACCGCCGAGCTCGAGTACCTGGGCCAGGCACGCAAGGTTGTCGTCACCAAGGACGAGACCACCATCGTTCAGGGTGCTGGCTCCCAGGAGCAGATCGACGGCCGCATCAAGCAGATCCGTGCCGAGATCGAAAGCTCCGACTCCGACTATGACCGCGAGAAGCTGCAGGAGCGCCTGGCTAAGCTCTCCGGCGGCGTTGCCGTCCTCAAGGTCGGTGCCGCTACCGAGGTTGAGCTCAAGGAGCGCAAGCACCGCATTGAGGATGCAGTCCGCAACGCAAAGGCTGCCGTGGAAGAAGGCATTGTTGCCGGCGGTGGCGTAGCACTGCTGCAGGCCGCTTCCGTCCTGGACTCCCTGGACGACCTCAAGGGCGACGAGGCTACCGGCGTCAAGATCGTCCGCGAGGCCCTGTCTGCACCGCTGAAGCAGATTGCACACAACGCTGGCCTGGAGCCGGGCGTTGTTGCTGACAAGGTTTCCTCCCTGCCGGCAGGCGAGGGCCTGAACGCTGCTACCGGTGAGTACGTCAACCTCATGGAGGCTGGCATCAATGACCCGGTTAAGGTCACCCGCTCCGCTCTGCAGAACGCTGCCTCCATCGCAGCTCTATTCCTGACCACCGAGGCTGTCGTTGCTGATAAGCCTGAGCCGGCCGGCGCCAACAACGGCATGCCGGACGCTGACGCTATGGGCGGCATGGGCTTCTAA
- a CDS encoding metallophosphoesterase family protein has product MKNKLCAFSSVLALTAIVGAPGAAAQSSLPGSSLGSSLGSPFGSSLSSSPSSSHGSSTGDGVQQEDATESRVLWQESFDEVDTPAWFTHRVPEGWSSNVKGVDSGEARWKGWTFGDMRHWTWAAGTDMRHYFTQAHDTFAIIDNKQQRLAEGDSMTAELTSPAIPVAGQDRVNVEFDHHYRQGKAGQTATVEVSFDGGKAQEIAAFDKDVFSKHESIGIDVPAGARKMQVNFRYNNGNDDWWWAVDNVGVVKPLGELQGSPQATVDVLSDVQGDPQDYKDAVRQLNAMEDKAGALVLNGDLVDDGSQQQWDDFLAAHSEVPHDSGKELWTIGNHEMYGKEGSKTYLDRFLKYSGQDKPWKEEVVDGVPLISVNTEFYSDILRHGKEPFQRLSKEQLDWLDERLAYWDAKGTPALVFSHPLLPQTVSMSHSAWYQNDFEDLEALSNVVNKYNNIVWFSSHSHSSLHQNNWWGTRRYDGTGEAGRTGFPVVNTGAILNEYLPDGDNDETIVKEKEEASTGLRVKVFADRVRVEAWDFKSGEMIKYQDFAR; this is encoded by the coding sequence ATGAAAAATAAACTCTGTGCTTTCTCTTCTGTCCTGGCGCTTACCGCAATAGTAGGCGCGCCCGGAGCTGCGGCCCAGTCCTCGCTTCCGGGTTCGTCCCTTGGTTCTTCATTGGGGTCGCCATTCGGCTCTTCGCTGAGTTCTTCACCGAGCTCCTCCCACGGTTCCTCCACAGGAGACGGTGTGCAGCAGGAGGACGCCACTGAGTCTCGGGTGCTGTGGCAGGAAAGCTTCGACGAGGTGGACACCCCTGCCTGGTTCACGCACCGAGTGCCGGAGGGGTGGAGCTCGAACGTAAAAGGCGTAGATTCGGGCGAGGCGCGCTGGAAGGGCTGGACCTTTGGCGATATGCGCCACTGGACCTGGGCTGCCGGAACCGATATGCGCCACTACTTCACCCAGGCCCATGATACCTTCGCCATCATTGACAATAAACAACAGCGCCTGGCTGAGGGCGATTCCATGACCGCCGAACTGACCAGCCCGGCTATCCCGGTGGCGGGGCAGGACCGGGTAAACGTAGAATTCGATCACCATTACCGCCAAGGAAAAGCGGGACAAACCGCCACCGTCGAGGTTTCTTTCGATGGCGGCAAGGCGCAGGAGATCGCCGCTTTTGATAAGGATGTGTTCTCCAAACACGAGTCCATCGGCATCGATGTGCCGGCTGGCGCAAGGAAGATGCAGGTCAACTTCCGCTACAACAATGGCAATGATGACTGGTGGTGGGCGGTGGATAATGTGGGCGTCGTCAAGCCGCTCGGTGAGCTGCAAGGCTCACCGCAAGCTACCGTGGACGTGCTTTCCGACGTCCAGGGCGACCCCCAAGACTACAAAGACGCGGTCCGCCAGTTGAACGCTATGGAGGATAAAGCCGGGGCGCTGGTGCTCAACGGCGACCTCGTGGACGATGGCTCGCAGCAGCAGTGGGATGATTTCTTGGCCGCGCACAGCGAGGTACCCCACGATTCGGGCAAGGAATTGTGGACCATTGGCAACCACGAAATGTATGGCAAGGAAGGCTCTAAGACCTACCTTGATCGCTTCCTCAAATACTCCGGCCAGGATAAGCCGTGGAAGGAAGAAGTGGTGGATGGGGTGCCGCTCATTTCGGTGAACACCGAGTTTTATTCCGATATTCTGCGCCACGGCAAGGAGCCGTTCCAGCGCCTTAGCAAGGAGCAGCTCGACTGGCTAGATGAGCGCCTAGCGTATTGGGACGCCAAGGGCACACCGGCACTGGTCTTTAGTCATCCGCTGCTGCCGCAGACGGTTTCGATGTCCCATTCGGCGTGGTACCAGAATGACTTTGAGGACCTCGAGGCGCTTTCCAATGTGGTCAATAAGTACAACAACATCGTGTGGTTTAGCAGCCACAGCCACTCCTCGCTGCACCAAAATAACTGGTGGGGAACCCGCCGCTACGATGGCACCGGCGAGGCTGGCCGCACCGGTTTCCCGGTGGTCAACACCGGCGCCATCCTCAATGAGTATCTGCCGGATGGCGATAATGACGAGACAATCGTCAAGGAAAAGGAGGAGGCCTCCACCGGACTGCGGGTCAAGGTCTTTGCTGACCGCGTCCGGGTGGAGGCCTGGGACTTCAAGTCCGGCGAGATGATTAAATACCAGGACTTCGCGCGGTAG
- a CDS encoding alpha/beta hydrolase encodes MLKKHLTAYLTAAAVVAAPVTVSGTLTAGAIAQEAPAPAPAADQKPDVLGRPTVSEKQVSDEEGYFDSAHGHGVKIYYRTQKVANPRGAVVLAHGVSEHSGRYDYVAKRLLDAGYNVYRVDHRGHGKSAGGSVPLGHIDNFQYILDDFDHVVDMAKEENQGVKTFLLGHSMGSLTVEAYGIRNPGKVDGIITNGGGAPLNLSGKNVAGKNITPDDISETQKKLDPTIFERLPLAQLTSFNARYAQNLIPHRTEIGVDSPEWSKGITMSNPFTDGISTNQAVKDEYASSPLIAKKTSAGTALQLAAIANYDAVNADLFTAPTLIMHGTKDGIVPPYFSQDWYNSISSKDVEYVTWEGQKHEVFNEPAADQALDTVVDWLDRHA; translated from the coding sequence ATGTTGAAGAAGCACCTCACCGCTTACCTAACGGCAGCGGCAGTAGTAGCGGCACCGGTGACGGTATCTGGCACGCTCACGGCAGGGGCAATCGCCCAGGAAGCCCCAGCGCCTGCGCCAGCGGCGGACCAAAAGCCAGATGTGTTGGGACGCCCGACCGTCTCGGAGAAGCAGGTATCTGATGAAGAAGGCTACTTCGACAGTGCACACGGCCACGGCGTCAAGATTTACTACCGCACGCAAAAGGTGGCCAACCCGCGCGGTGCGGTGGTCCTGGCCCACGGCGTGTCTGAGCACTCGGGGCGTTACGATTACGTCGCTAAGCGGCTGCTGGATGCGGGCTACAACGTCTACCGCGTAGACCACCGCGGGCACGGCAAGTCCGCCGGCGGCAGCGTGCCACTGGGGCACATCGATAATTTCCAGTACATCTTGGATGATTTCGACCATGTGGTGGACATGGCGAAGGAGGAAAATCAGGGCGTTAAGACCTTCTTGCTGGGCCATTCGATGGGCTCGCTGACCGTAGAGGCGTATGGCATCCGTAACCCGGGCAAGGTAGATGGCATCATTACCAATGGTGGTGGCGCGCCGCTGAACCTTTCGGGCAAGAATGTTGCGGGAAAGAACATCACGCCGGACGATATTTCTGAGACCCAAAAGAAACTGGATCCCACCATCTTTGAGCGTTTGCCGTTGGCCCAGCTCACCAGTTTCAATGCCCGCTACGCGCAGAACCTAATCCCGCACCGTACCGAAATCGGTGTGGACTCGCCGGAGTGGAGCAAGGGCATCACGATGTCTAATCCGTTTACAGATGGCATCTCCACTAACCAAGCGGTGAAGGACGAATATGCCTCGAGCCCGCTTATCGCAAAAAAGACCAGCGCAGGTACCGCCTTGCAGCTGGCGGCAATTGCGAACTATGACGCAGTCAATGCAGACCTCTTCACCGCGCCAACGCTTATCATGCACGGCACCAAAGACGGCATCGTTCCGCCGTACTTCTCCCAGGATTGGTACAACTCCATTTCCTCCAAGGATGTGGAGTATGTGACCTGGGAGGGCCAGAAGCACGAGGTCTTTAACGAGCCGGCGGCCGACCAAGCCCTCGATACGGTCGTGGATTGGCTGGACCGTCACGCCTAG
- the ppk2 gene encoding polyphosphate kinase 2 — MADIKDDDLPEIDLAKTDGYVVDGTDEDDPSLIMPDGSPVQTWRENYPYDERMTRDEYESVKRALQIELLKWQNWTKETGQRHIIIFEGRDAAGKGGTIKRFNEHLNPRGARTVALEKPSPRESTSWYFQRYIEHFPAGGEIVFFDRSWYNRSGVERVMGFCTESQHAEFLREVPMLENMILGSGISLTKLWFSVTRKEQRTRFAIRQIDPVRQWKLSPMDLASLDKWDDYTRAKEEQFRYTDTEESPWITIKSNDKKRARINAMRYVLSKFEYTNKDHELVGEVDENIVKRGRDQIGD, encoded by the coding sequence ATGGCTGATATTAAAGACGACGACCTTCCCGAGATCGACCTGGCAAAAACTGACGGCTACGTCGTCGATGGGACCGATGAGGATGATCCCTCGCTGATCATGCCGGACGGTTCCCCGGTTCAGACTTGGCGGGAAAATTACCCCTACGATGAGCGCATGACTCGTGATGAGTACGAGTCCGTTAAGCGCGCGCTACAGATTGAACTGCTGAAGTGGCAGAACTGGACTAAGGAGACTGGCCAGCGCCACATCATCATCTTTGAAGGTCGCGACGCGGCTGGCAAGGGCGGTACCATCAAGCGCTTTAATGAGCACCTGAACCCACGTGGTGCACGTACTGTGGCCTTGGAAAAGCCCTCCCCGCGTGAATCTACCTCGTGGTATTTCCAGCGCTATATTGAGCATTTCCCGGCTGGTGGCGAAATCGTCTTCTTTGACCGCTCTTGGTACAACCGTTCCGGTGTGGAGCGCGTGATGGGTTTTTGTACGGAAAGCCAGCATGCGGAGTTCCTCCGTGAGGTTCCAATGCTGGAGAATATGATCCTCGGCTCGGGTATCTCCCTGACTAAGCTGTGGTTCTCGGTTACTCGTAAGGAGCAGCGCACCCGCTTCGCCATTCGTCAGATTGACCCGGTACGTCAGTGGAAGCTTTCTCCTATGGACTTGGCTTCGCTGGATAAGTGGGATGACTATACCCGTGCGAAGGAAGAGCAGTTCCGCTACACGGATACGGAAGAGTCGCCGTGGATCACCATTAAGTCCAATGACAAGAAGCGTGCCCGTATTAACGCCATGCGCTACGTGCTGTCTAAGTTTGAGTACACCAATAAGGATCATGAGCTGGTGGGCGAGGTTGATGAGAATATCGTCAAGCGCGGTCGCGACCAGATTGGTGACTAG
- a CDS encoding Pls/PosA family non-ribosomal peptide synthetase: MAGPESLVPQQYLLGSAAPRPRTLWDIITTTAEMHPDAAALDDGEIITYSELIHEVELWATELHANGVRRGDRIGIRMTSGKRELYLAILATLAAGAAYVPVDADDPDERAEMVFGEADIDGVFTDEGFRFLRDSARPDAPDRSAEEPAENPNAPRPEDTAWIIFTSGSTGKPKGVAVSHRSAAAFVDAEASLFLVNHPHGPLGPEDRVLAGLSVAFDASCEEMWLAWGHGGCLVPAPRSLVRSGMDLGPWLIRRDITVVSTVPTLAGLWPAEALDNIRLLIVGGEACSQELVDRLATEDREMWNTYGPTEATVVACAQQMLPGRPVSIGFPLNGWDLVVVDKQGMPVEMGGVGELVIGGVGLASYLDPAKDAEKYAPLESMGWQRAYRTGDHVRLEEDGLYFVGRVDDQVKIGGRRIELGEVEANVAALDNVYNSAVAVQKTPGGESVLVGYVSLEDEAKGFDHEAAHARLAETMPAALVPRICVMEELPVRTSGKVDKKALPWPLPGVGVESTTLTETEKWLAELWVETLGVSVEDENADFFSLGGTSLAAATLVGHIRERYPTVAVRDLYDHPRLGSLAELIAGAEPRPAAADVPMREVTKVGFGTRLAQTLIQIPVMTLAASSWLAWLLLGSTVAASLGFEWAAAYPWWLVIAMLIVFVTPVGRIPIGGYGARLITAGITPGDYPRGGSTHLRIWAAERWANASGASSLAGATRVNNYARALGVKVKRGVDLHSLPPVTGLLTLGKHAAIEPEVDLSGYWLDGDILHVGAIDVKEGARVGARSTLLPGTVVGKYAHVEAGSTVTGRKKIKDGQRWSGSPAQKVGRSKHRFPSHTPKRRPWWVAIYDATSVLLAIQPVVALAVGAAIVLTLVHSTGGDSFVGAVFFAPVGALAAFATYMLQTWLGVRILSLGISPGVAPVRSAKGWRLWAIERLMDEARTKLFPLYASQLTPAWLRSLGAEIGANVEISTAVMIPKLTEVKEGAFLADDTMIGGYELGGGWMRTGETKVGKRSFVGNSGITAPGRKLSKNSLVAVLSSTPKKTKAGANWWGAPPERMRRVTVEVDSPANSGEALTYNPGFAVKAARGVVETMRLLAPMFSAMLLAATLSVYDSLLDALGFPLTWLLSGLVLMGMGAVAMAVTVAVKWICVGKHRAADHPLWSAFVWLNELQDTFVEVVAAPWFFQHTYGSGEINLGLRALGVEIGRGAWIDSYWFPETDLIRVGEAATVGPGTVVQTHLFQDRVMSLDTVTIEDGATLAAHSVALPASLIGTASTVGPGSLVMRGDRVPTNAVWQGNPIEPWKR; encoded by the coding sequence ATGGCGGGCCCCGAATCGCTCGTCCCGCAGCAGTACCTTCTAGGTAGCGCGGCGCCGCGGCCCCGCACGCTGTGGGACATCATCACCACTACCGCGGAGATGCACCCAGACGCCGCCGCGCTGGACGACGGCGAAATCATCACCTACTCCGAGCTCATCCACGAGGTCGAGCTGTGGGCCACCGAGCTGCACGCCAATGGCGTGCGCCGGGGCGATCGGATCGGCATTCGGATGACCTCCGGCAAGCGCGAGCTCTACCTCGCCATTTTGGCGACCCTGGCGGCGGGCGCGGCCTACGTGCCTGTCGACGCCGATGACCCAGACGAGCGCGCCGAGATGGTCTTCGGCGAGGCCGATATCGACGGCGTCTTTACGGACGAGGGCTTCCGCTTCCTGCGCGATTCTGCGCGCCCGGACGCCCCCGACAGGTCCGCCGAGGAGCCAGCCGAGAACCCCAATGCCCCGCGCCCAGAAGACACCGCGTGGATCATCTTCACCTCCGGTTCCACCGGCAAGCCGAAGGGCGTGGCCGTGAGCCACCGCTCCGCGGCTGCTTTCGTGGATGCCGAGGCCAGCCTCTTTTTGGTCAACCACCCGCACGGGCCGCTCGGCCCGGAGGATCGTGTGCTCGCCGGGCTGTCCGTCGCCTTCGATGCCTCCTGTGAGGAAATGTGGCTGGCCTGGGGCCACGGTGGCTGCTTGGTCCCGGCGCCGCGATCCCTGGTGCGCTCCGGCATGGACTTGGGCCCGTGGCTCATCCGCCGCGATATTACCGTCGTGTCCACCGTGCCTACCTTGGCGGGCCTGTGGCCGGCCGAGGCGCTGGATAATATCCGCCTGCTCATTGTCGGCGGCGAAGCCTGCTCGCAGGAGTTAGTGGACCGCCTGGCCACCGAGGACCGCGAAATGTGGAATACCTACGGTCCTACCGAGGCCACGGTCGTCGCCTGTGCGCAGCAAATGCTGCCCGGCCGGCCGGTGTCCATTGGCTTTCCGTTGAATGGGTGGGACCTGGTGGTCGTCGATAAGCAGGGCATGCCTGTAGAAATGGGCGGCGTCGGCGAACTGGTGATCGGCGGCGTGGGACTGGCGTCCTACCTGGATCCGGCCAAGGACGCGGAGAAGTACGCCCCGCTGGAGTCGATGGGCTGGCAGCGTGCGTATCGCACCGGTGATCACGTGCGCCTGGAAGAAGACGGGCTGTACTTTGTCGGCCGCGTGGATGACCAGGTGAAAATTGGCGGGCGCCGCATCGAGCTCGGCGAGGTCGAAGCCAATGTCGCGGCCCTGGATAACGTCTATAACTCGGCCGTGGCCGTGCAAAAGACCCCGGGCGGCGAGTCCGTCCTGGTGGGCTACGTTTCCCTCGAGGATGAGGCCAAGGGCTTCGATCACGAGGCCGCGCACGCCCGCCTAGCCGAAACCATGCCGGCCGCGCTCGTCCCGCGCATCTGCGTCATGGAAGAACTGCCGGTGCGCACCTCCGGCAAGGTGGATAAGAAGGCCCTACCGTGGCCGCTGCCGGGAGTGGGCGTGGAATCGACCACGCTGACCGAGACCGAGAAGTGGCTCGCGGAGTTGTGGGTCGAAACGCTCGGCGTGTCCGTGGAAGACGAGAACGCCGACTTTTTCTCGCTCGGCGGCACCTCGCTGGCGGCCGCGACCCTCGTGGGCCATATCAGGGAGCGCTACCCCACCGTGGCCGTGCGCGACCTCTACGATCACCCGCGCTTGGGCTCGCTGGCCGAGCTCATCGCCGGCGCCGAACCGCGCCCCGCGGCTGCCGATGTCCCCATGCGCGAGGTCACCAAGGTCGGCTTCGGCACCCGCCTCGCCCAGACCCTGATTCAGATTCCCGTCATGACGCTGGCCGCCTCCAGCTGGCTAGCCTGGCTTCTGCTGGGTTCCACCGTGGCAGCATCGCTGGGCTTTGAGTGGGCCGCGGCCTATCCGTGGTGGCTGGTCATCGCCATGCTCATCGTCTTTGTCACCCCGGTCGGCCGAATCCCCATCGGCGGCTACGGCGCGCGTCTTATTACGGCCGGCATCACGCCGGGCGATTACCCGCGCGGCGGTTCGACGCACCTGCGCATCTGGGCGGCCGAGCGCTGGGCTAATGCCTCCGGCGCGAGCTCCCTGGCCGGTGCCACGCGCGTAAATAACTACGCCCGCGCACTTGGCGTCAAGGTCAAGCGCGGCGTGGACCTGCACTCCCTGCCGCCGGTGACCGGCCTGCTCACTTTGGGCAAGCACGCCGCCATCGAGCCCGAAGTGGACCTCTCCGGTTATTGGCTGGACGGCGATATCCTGCATGTGGGTGCCATCGACGTCAAGGAAGGCGCTCGCGTGGGCGCACGCTCCACGCTGCTGCCTGGCACCGTGGTGGGCAAGTATGCCCACGTGGAAGCCGGTTCCACCGTTACCGGCCGCAAGAAGATCAAGGACGGCCAGCGCTGGTCCGGCTCGCCTGCCCAGAAGGTGGGTCGCTCCAAGCACCGCTTCCCGTCCCATACGCCGAAGCGCCGGCCGTGGTGGGTGGCTATTTATGACGCCACCTCCGTCCTGCTGGCCATCCAGCCGGTTGTAGCGCTGGCGGTAGGCGCGGCCATCGTCTTGACCCTCGTGCATTCCACGGGCGGCGATAGCTTCGTCGGTGCGGTCTTCTTCGCGCCCGTCGGCGCGCTGGCGGCCTTTGCCACCTATATGCTGCAGACTTGGCTGGGCGTGCGCATCCTCTCGCTGGGCATTAGCCCGGGCGTAGCACCCGTGCGCTCGGCCAAGGGCTGGCGCCTGTGGGCCATCGAGCGCCTCATGGACGAGGCTCGCACCAAGCTCTTCCCGCTCTATGCCTCCCAGCTGACCCCAGCGTGGCTGCGCTCGCTCGGCGCGGAGATTGGCGCCAACGTGGAAATCTCCACCGCGGTCATGATCCCCAAGCTCACCGAGGTCAAAGAAGGTGCCTTCCTGGCCGATGACACCATGATCGGCGGCTACGAGCTCGGCGGCGGCTGGATGCGCACCGGCGAGACCAAGGTGGGCAAGCGCTCTTTCGTGGGCAACTCCGGCATCACCGCGCCCGGCCGCAAGCTATCCAAGAACTCACTGGTTGCCGTTCTTTCTTCTACCCCGAAGAAGACAAAAGCGGGCGCCAACTGGTGGGGTGCGCCGCCAGAGCGCATGCGCCGCGTGACCGTAGAGGTGGACTCCCCCGCCAACTCGGGCGAGGCGCTGACCTATAACCCGGGCTTTGCCGTCAAGGCCGCCCGCGGCGTGGTGGAAACCATGCGCCTTTTGGCACCGATGTTTTCTGCCATGCTGCTCGCGGCAACCCTCAGCGTCTACGACTCGCTTCTCGACGCCCTCGGCTTCCCCCTTACCTGGCTCCTTTCCGGCCTCGTGCTCATGGGCATGGGTGCGGTGGCCATGGCCGTCACCGTCGCGGTGAAGTGGATCTGTGTGGGCAAGCACCGCGCGGCCGACCACCCATTGTGGTCCGCTTTTGTCTGGCTCAACGAGCTGCAGGATACCTTCGTGGAGGTCGTCGCCGCGCCGTGGTTCTTCCAGCACACCTACGGCTCTGGCGAGATCAACCTGGGGCTGCGCGCCCTCGGCGTGGAAATCGGCCGCGGTGCGTGGATCGATTCCTACTGGTTCCCGGAAACGGACCTCATCCGCGTCGGTGAGGCCGCCACCGTGGGCCCTGGCACGGTGGTGCAAACCCACCTCTTCCAGGACCGCGTGATGAGCTTGGATACCGTTACCATCGAGGACGGTGCCACGCTGGCCGCTCACTCGGTGGCTTTGCCAGCCTCACTCATCGGCACGGCCTCCACCGTAGGCCCCGGCTCACTGGTTATGCGCGGTGACCGCGTGCCCACCAATGCCGTATGGCAGGGCAACCCCATCGAGCCCTGGAAGCGCTAG